A window from Cellulomonas sp. C5510 encodes these proteins:
- a CDS encoding universal stress protein — protein sequence MEDRIVVGYDTSGESAAAVRWAASEAARRGWTLDVVHVWGFAGQEGGGAGDSWLGRQVLAQVQEVADEGVALARDAAPGLDARGTVLHGPPAAVLVERATGARAVVLGRHGAGRSAGALIGSVTSGVLHHAVCAVVVVPDGVRAGIGGEPVVVGFDASPGGFGALEAACDAARVHGAEVVVLTAWTPTSETTAMSYWALAYPRQSPGEVALAEAERVLDRARSWASSRHDVTVTCDLAEGRAADVLVRRSRHAALVVVGTRGRGGFTSLVLGSTSRSVVHRAHCPVLVTRGVRAVEEAAAAHAGAIGGAGG from the coding sequence GTGGAGGACAGGATCGTCGTCGGGTACGACACGTCCGGCGAGTCCGCCGCGGCGGTCCGGTGGGCCGCGTCCGAGGCGGCACGGCGCGGGTGGACGCTCGACGTGGTGCACGTCTGGGGCTTCGCCGGCCAGGAGGGCGGCGGGGCGGGCGACTCGTGGCTGGGTCGGCAGGTGCTGGCGCAGGTCCAGGAGGTCGCCGACGAGGGCGTGGCCCTCGCGCGGGATGCCGCGCCCGGGCTGGACGCGCGGGGGACGGTGCTGCACGGCCCGCCGGCCGCGGTGCTCGTGGAGCGCGCGACCGGTGCCCGGGCGGTGGTCCTCGGCCGCCACGGAGCGGGGCGGTCGGCCGGTGCCCTCATCGGGTCGGTCACGTCCGGCGTGCTGCACCACGCGGTGTGCGCGGTGGTCGTGGTGCCGGACGGGGTGCGCGCCGGCATCGGGGGCGAGCCCGTGGTCGTCGGGTTCGACGCGTCGCCGGGCGGGTTCGGGGCGCTCGAGGCGGCGTGCGACGCGGCGCGGGTGCACGGCGCCGAGGTGGTGGTGCTGACGGCGTGGACGCCGACGTCGGAGACCACGGCGATGTCCTACTGGGCGCTGGCCTACCCGCGGCAGTCTCCGGGCGAGGTCGCCCTGGCGGAGGCGGAGCGGGTGCTCGACCGGGCGCGGTCGTGGGCGTCGTCCCGGCACGACGTCACGGTGACGTGCGACCTGGCGGAGGGCCGCGCGGCGGACGTGCTGGTGCGCCGGTCGCGGCACGCGGCCCTGGTGGTCGTGGGGACGCGCGGGCGTGGCGGGTTCACGAGCCTTGTGCTGGGCTCGACGAGCCGCTCGGTGGTGCACCGCGCGCACTGCCCGGTGCTCGTGACCCGCGGGGTGCGGGCCGTGGAGGAGGCGGCTGCGGCGCACGCGGGGGCCATCGGCGGCGCCGGGGGCTGA
- a CDS encoding endo-1,4-beta-xylanase — MRRPALLLGTGAVVLALVLVLAIVLTQRDEPAADPAPTEAPSSVPAASAPPADALTTVLSSGFDEGDDGWEALGDGVQVSTADDPTRSGAGSLLVTGRQEPWHGAAVDVSGLLARGQVHTVSAWVRLGADGGVEGGEGGAAGDAEVQLTLERDGAEPVYVHAARGTVGPDEWVHLTGTAQVPQGDGEWRLYAETTASLADLRLDDVAVQRPAPPVQEDVPALRDVADVPIGMAVGPQDLTGRPAELLLRHADQITPENALKPAVVQPREGELDFGPADAVLDVAVEHGLTVHGHTLVWHRSTPDWFFEDADGRPLTSAPEDQALLLDRLRTHTQAIAAHLAERYGADNPVTSWDVVNEALDPEQPDGLRHSRWYEILGPDYVAEAFRIARDAFGPDVALYLNDYDTDAPGRRRALVRLVADLQAQGVPVDGVGHQMHASLTTDVDQVAATFDAVGALGVQQAVTELDVAISGRDEHLDSTPSDRLERQGEQVEALVATARSRGVASITVWGVYDTRSWLRTWPEDRPFEAPLLFDDDLQAKPAFWGFVRGLGGGG; from the coding sequence GTGCGACGTCCCGCCCTGCTGCTCGGCACCGGCGCCGTCGTCCTCGCTCTCGTCCTGGTCCTCGCGATCGTGCTGACCCAGCGTGACGAGCCCGCGGCCGACCCCGCGCCCACTGAGGCGCCGTCCTCCGTGCCGGCAGCCTCCGCACCGCCGGCCGACGCGCTGACCACCGTCCTGAGCAGCGGGTTCGACGAGGGCGACGACGGCTGGGAGGCGCTCGGCGACGGTGTGCAGGTCTCGACCGCGGACGACCCGACCCGCTCGGGCGCGGGCAGCCTGCTCGTCACCGGCCGCCAGGAGCCGTGGCACGGCGCGGCCGTGGACGTCTCGGGGCTGCTCGCCCGCGGCCAGGTGCACACGGTGTCCGCGTGGGTTCGGCTCGGAGCCGACGGGGGCGTCGAGGGCGGCGAGGGCGGCGCGGCCGGCGACGCCGAGGTGCAGCTCACCCTCGAGCGCGACGGCGCCGAGCCGGTCTACGTGCACGCCGCGCGCGGCACCGTCGGCCCGGACGAGTGGGTGCACCTCACCGGCACCGCGCAGGTCCCTCAGGGCGACGGCGAGTGGCGGCTCTACGCCGAGACGACCGCGTCCCTGGCGGACCTGCGCCTGGACGACGTCGCCGTGCAGCGGCCCGCTCCCCCGGTCCAGGAGGACGTGCCGGCGCTGCGCGACGTCGCGGACGTGCCGATCGGGATGGCGGTCGGCCCGCAGGACCTCACCGGCCGGCCCGCCGAGCTGCTGCTGCGGCACGCCGACCAGATCACCCCGGAGAACGCCCTGAAGCCCGCGGTGGTGCAGCCGCGGGAGGGCGAGCTCGACTTCGGCCCCGCGGACGCCGTGCTGGACGTCGCCGTCGAGCACGGCCTCACCGTCCACGGGCACACCCTCGTGTGGCACCGCTCGACGCCGGACTGGTTCTTCGAGGACGCCGACGGCCGGCCGCTGACCTCCGCCCCGGAGGACCAGGCCCTGCTGCTCGACCGGCTGCGGACCCACACGCAGGCGATCGCCGCCCACCTGGCCGAGCGCTACGGCGCGGACAACCCGGTGACCTCGTGGGACGTGGTCAACGAGGCTCTCGACCCGGAGCAGCCCGACGGCCTGCGCCACAGCCGGTGGTACGAGATCCTCGGACCGGACTACGTCGCCGAGGCGTTCCGCATCGCCCGCGACGCGTTCGGCCCCGACGTCGCGCTGTACCTCAACGACTACGACACCGACGCCCCCGGCCGGCGCCGCGCGCTCGTCCGCCTGGTCGCCGACCTCCAGGCGCAGGGCGTCCCCGTCGACGGCGTCGGCCACCAGATGCACGCGAGCCTCACCACCGACGTCGACCAGGTCGCGGCCACGTTCGACGCCGTCGGCGCTCTCGGCGTGCAGCAGGCGGTCACCGAGCTCGACGTCGCGATCTCCGGGCGCGACGAGCACCTCGACAGCACCCCGTCGGACCGCCTGGAGCGCCAGGGCGAGCAGGTCGAGGCCCTGGTCGCGACCGCCCGGTCCCGCGGCGTCGCGTCGATCACCGTGTGGGGCGTGTACGACACGCGGTCGTGGCTGCGCACCTGGCCGGAGGACCGGCCCTTCGAGGCGCCGCTGCTGTTCGACGACGACCTCCAGGCGAAGCCGGCGTTCTGGGGCTTCGTCCGGGGGCTCGGCGGGGGCGGGTAG
- a CDS encoding M15 family metallopeptidase, with protein MRSGGAAQGGPGRRGRTTAVAVAGVLATVLAASACGPPEGARDAVSAAPGPPVAGDAAAPSATSGPATAHTATPDATVADARDATPPPVTAPEVPWADVGAVEPDALAAGFAGTVSPITPDLAERMSASWRDGCPVPLADLRYVTVTHRTFDGGAATGELVVHADVADSVVAVFGELFALGYPVRSMRLVDDFGGSDDASMAADNTSAFNCRPISRGTGWSEHAYGRAIDLNPVENPYVRGALVLPPEGEPFASRPDVPGVVHAGDAVVRAFAAHGWQWGGDWVSPADYQHFSTTGR; from the coding sequence GTGCGGTCGGGGGGCGCGGCGCAGGGCGGACCGGGGCGGCGGGGGAGGACCACGGCCGTCGCGGTCGCCGGTGTGCTCGCGACGGTGCTGGCGGCGTCGGCGTGCGGTCCGCCGGAGGGCGCCCGCGACGCGGTGTCCGCCGCGCCGGGACCACCCGTCGCGGGGGACGCGGCGGCACCATCCGCGACGTCCGGCCCCGCGACGGCCCACACCGCCACGCCGGACGCCACGGTCGCAGACGCGCGGGACGCGACGCCGCCGCCCGTCACCGCTCCCGAGGTCCCGTGGGCCGACGTCGGCGCCGTCGAGCCGGACGCCCTCGCCGCCGGCTTCGCGGGCACGGTCTCGCCGATCACCCCCGACCTGGCCGAGCGGATGTCGGCGTCGTGGCGCGACGGCTGTCCGGTTCCGCTGGCGGACCTGCGCTACGTCACGGTCACGCACCGGACGTTCGACGGCGGGGCCGCGACGGGGGAGCTGGTGGTGCACGCCGACGTCGCCGACTCCGTCGTCGCGGTGTTCGGCGAGCTGTTCGCGCTCGGGTACCCGGTGCGGTCGATGCGGCTGGTGGACGACTTCGGCGGCAGCGACGACGCCTCGATGGCGGCGGACAACACGTCGGCGTTCAACTGCCGGCCGATCAGCCGCGGCACCGGCTGGTCGGAGCACGCCTACGGCCGGGCGATCGACCTCAACCCGGTGGAGAACCCGTACGTGCGCGGTGCGCTGGTGCTGCCGCCGGAGGGCGAGCCGTTCGCGTCCCGCCCGGACGTCCCGGGTGTCGTGCACGCCGGTGACGCGGTGGTGCGGGCGTTCGCCGCGCACGGCTGGCAGTGGGGCGGGGACTGGGTCTCGCCGGCGGACTACCAGCACTTCTCGACCACCGGTCGCTGA
- a CDS encoding LacI family DNA-binding transcriptional regulator, translating to MTSETADAPLAARARPGPSIADVAQLAGVSSQTVSRVSTGADNVRPATRDRVLAAMDELGYSPNHAARALRYGSFGTIGLIAHRLARTGESRTVEAVVEAARAEGYTVSLVDIRTPGSDDVTDAVARLSHQSIDGLVIIRAETATPVTLALPPRLPVVVSDSRFVGHHPAVGADQVTGTHLAVQHLLDLGHRTVHHVAGPDDSAPAEVRVAAWREHLVGTGRPVPEPLRGDWSARSGYEAGRRLAADPDATAVFCANDEMAAGVLRALAESGRRVPDDVSVVGFDDIPLAEYLWPPLTTVQQDFHLIGERLMELLLRQIRERTPLEDSRVVVPTRLVVRASTAPPRS from the coding sequence ATGACGTCCGAGACCGCCGACGCGCCGCTCGCCGCGCGCGCACGCCCCGGACCGTCCATCGCCGACGTCGCGCAGCTCGCCGGGGTCTCGTCCCAGACGGTGTCGCGGGTGTCCACGGGCGCCGACAACGTCCGCCCCGCGACGCGCGACCGGGTGCTCGCCGCGATGGACGAGCTCGGCTACTCCCCGAACCACGCGGCGCGCGCCCTGCGCTACGGCTCGTTCGGCACGATCGGCCTGATCGCGCACCGCCTCGCCCGTACCGGCGAGTCCCGCACGGTCGAGGCGGTCGTCGAGGCCGCCCGCGCCGAGGGCTACACCGTGAGCCTGGTCGACATCCGCACCCCGGGCTCGGACGACGTCACGGACGCGGTGGCGCGCCTGTCGCACCAGTCCATCGACGGCCTCGTCATCATCCGGGCCGAGACCGCCACGCCCGTCACGCTGGCCCTGCCGCCGCGGCTGCCCGTCGTCGTGTCCGACTCCCGGTTCGTCGGGCACCACCCCGCGGTCGGCGCCGACCAGGTGACCGGCACCCACCTGGCCGTGCAGCACCTGCTGGATCTGGGCCACCGCACCGTGCACCACGTGGCAGGGCCTGACGACTCCGCGCCGGCCGAGGTGCGCGTGGCCGCGTGGCGCGAGCACCTCGTCGGCACGGGCCGCCCTGTCCCCGAGCCGCTGCGCGGCGACTGGTCGGCGCGCTCCGGCTACGAGGCGGGCCGGCGGCTCGCGGCCGACCCGGACGCCACCGCCGTGTTCTGCGCGAACGACGAGATGGCCGCGGGCGTGCTGCGCGCGCTCGCCGAGAGCGGCCGCCGGGTGCCGGACGACGTCTCCGTGGTCGGGTTCGACGACATCCCGCTCGCCGAGTACCTGTGGCCGCCGCTGACCACCGTGCAGCAGGACTTCCACCTCATCGGCGAGCGGCTCATGGAGCTGCTGCTGCGGCAGATCCGTGAGCGCACGCCGCTGGAGGACAGCCGCGTGGTGGTGCCCACCCGCCTGGTCGTGCGCGCGAGCACCGCCCCGCCGCGGTCCTGA
- a CDS encoding carbohydrate ABC transporter permease: MTQTVPLPAAAAPARAARRRPVRRGRWTGWGFVGPFMAVFALVFLAPIAYSLYLSLFRQQLVGGNAFVGLENYRRAFADPQFWSAFGRVSLFLAVQVPIMLGIALLVALAIDSGRLYGTSFFRISIFLPYAVPAVVATLMWGFMYGTRFGLVGNLNDALGISLPNPLSPDLVLASIGNIVTWEFVGYNMLIFYSALRVVPRSLYEAAEIDGAGQWRVVTAIKLPAIRGALVIATIFSIIGSFQLFNEPSILQKLAPNAITTHFTPNLYAYSLSFSGQQYNYSATVAIIMGVITMVIAYVVQLRGMRKGA; encoded by the coding sequence GTGACGCAGACCGTCCCCCTCCCCGCCGCCGCGGCACCCGCCCGCGCTGCCCGGCGGCGGCCCGTCCGGCGCGGACGGTGGACCGGGTGGGGCTTCGTCGGCCCGTTCATGGCCGTGTTCGCCCTCGTGTTCCTCGCGCCGATCGCCTACTCGCTGTACCTCAGCCTGTTCCGGCAGCAGCTCGTCGGCGGCAACGCGTTCGTCGGGCTGGAGAACTACCGGCGTGCGTTCGCCGACCCGCAGTTCTGGTCGGCGTTCGGCCGGGTGTCGCTGTTCCTCGCGGTGCAGGTGCCGATCATGCTCGGCATCGCGCTCCTGGTCGCGCTCGCGATCGACTCCGGGCGGCTGTACGGCACGTCGTTCTTCCGGATCTCGATCTTCCTGCCGTACGCCGTGCCCGCGGTCGTCGCGACCCTCATGTGGGGCTTCATGTACGGCACCCGCTTCGGCCTGGTCGGCAACCTCAACGACGCGCTCGGGATCTCGCTGCCGAACCCTCTGTCGCCCGACCTGGTGCTCGCGTCGATCGGCAACATCGTGACCTGGGAGTTCGTGGGCTACAACATGCTGATCTTCTACTCGGCGCTGCGCGTCGTGCCGCGGTCGCTGTACGAGGCGGCGGAGATCGACGGCGCCGGCCAGTGGCGGGTCGTCACCGCGATCAAGCTCCCCGCGATCCGCGGCGCGCTCGTCATCGCGACGATCTTCTCGATCATCGGGTCGTTCCAGCTCTTCAACGAGCCGAGCATCCTCCAGAAGCTCGCCCCGAACGCGATCACGACGCACTTCACCCCGAACCTGTACGCCTACTCGCTGTCGTTCTCCGGCCAGCAGTACAACTACTCGGCGACCGTCGCGATCATCATGGGCGTCATCACGATGGTCATCGCCTACGTCGTCCAGCTCCGCGGCATGCGGAAGGGGGCGTGA